From Granulicella cerasi, a single genomic window includes:
- a CDS encoding ribosome maturation factor RimP — MAISLESIRATAERVATSHGLEVVEVEFAGGGKHRTLRVFVEKDEAGRAALRAQAEDPEQAELLPKGVPLEVLSGTTHEDCAAFAQDFGTVLDVEELIPGTTEYTLEVSSPGLERKLLKPADWTRFNGQIVKLQTFTPVEANRHFTGRLTAFDGTDLTLDLSAVKQKGKAKKSSTSQTVSIALHNVEKAHLVAEI, encoded by the coding sequence ATGGCAATTTCGCTGGAATCAATTCGCGCCACCGCAGAACGAGTCGCGACTTCGCACGGCCTGGAGGTCGTCGAAGTTGAGTTCGCGGGCGGTGGCAAGCATCGCACTCTGCGTGTTTTCGTCGAAAAGGACGAGGCCGGTCGCGCAGCTCTGCGCGCGCAGGCCGAGGATCCCGAACAGGCCGAACTATTGCCCAAGGGCGTGCCGCTCGAAGTTCTCTCCGGCACCACGCATGAGGATTGCGCGGCCTTCGCGCAGGACTTCGGCACCGTGCTCGATGTCGAGGAGCTCATCCCCGGCACGACCGAGTACACCCTCGAAGTCAGCTCCCCGGGTCTTGAGCGCAAGCTGCTCAAGCCCGCCGACTGGACCCGCTTCAACGGCCAGATCGTGAAGCTGCAAACCTTTACTCCTGTCGAGGCTAACCGCCACTTCACCGGCCGACTCACCGCCTTCGACGGCACCGACCTTACGCTGGACCTTTCTGCCGTAAAGCAGAAGGGGAAGGCCAAGAAATCCAGCACCTCGCAGACGGTATCCATCGCTCTGCACAACGTGGAAAAGGCGCACCTCGTCGCCGAAATCTAA
- a CDS encoding putative toxin-antitoxin system toxin component, PIN family — protein MPRRVVFDTTTVVSALLFRGGRLAWLLAHWESGDCVPLVATATAAELTRVLAYPKFRLSAEDQRELLAQYLPFCEVVAEVSSCPIHCRDVKDQPFLDLAHTAHAELLVSGDSDLLALAGQTAFVIETPESYRSRVEML, from the coding sequence ATGCCGCGCCGCGTCGTCTTCGACACCACAACCGTCGTGTCTGCGCTGCTGTTTCGCGGGGGCCGACTCGCTTGGTTGCTGGCGCATTGGGAGTCAGGCGATTGCGTGCCGCTTGTTGCAACGGCTACGGCGGCGGAGCTCACGCGAGTGCTGGCGTATCCCAAGTTCAGGCTGTCGGCAGAGGATCAACGCGAGTTGTTGGCGCAGTATCTGCCGTTTTGCGAGGTAGTGGCAGAGGTCAGCTCTTGTCCCATCCACTGCCGTGATGTGAAGGATCAGCCATTCCTCGATCTCGCGCACACGGCGCATGCGGAACTGCTCGTGAGCGGCGACAGCGACCTGTTAGCCCTCGCGGGGCAAACGGCGTTTGTCATTGAAACGCCAGAGTCTTATCGCAGCCGGGTCGAAATGCTCTAG
- the nusA gene encoding transcription termination factor NusA — protein sequence MASPLYQSIELLSREKGIDPEIVVGAVEDAIALATRKFYKTTENMRGEFDRETGEIRAYVYKTVVEGEEQVEEPENQLTLDAAREIAPEVEVGGELRFYKDTSPLGRIAAQMAKQVIFQKVREAERDTVFLEYGDKSGEIINATVKRLEPMDVIFDLGKAEARMPKREQSRLEQFAVGERVRVVLLRVDRAAKGPQVIVSRAAPALVQSLFQSEVPEIYDGTVAVKAIAREAGERTKIAVQSRDKDVDPVGACVGMKGMRVQSIIRELRGEKIDIIEYSDEITTFAEKALQPAKASRVSITDLAEKQLEVIVDDTQLSLAIGKKGQNVRLAAKLLGWKIDIKSEEEKRQEVEQQMQAMSGGPSTPIEQVTELDHAIMEKLIAAGITTVEAVADMTEEELGEVPGIGEKSVTKIATAVRHYFGHYEEGEARPEVAAEERPATPVAAVASNEVEETSMSQTPEEILAAEGAENGSVEEVDTVSTEEIADAEDQASRLDANDDADAREAEIELNNDTIDQLVDDAQENSSEGIDE from the coding sequence ATGGCAAGCCCTCTTTATCAGTCCATCGAATTGCTTTCGCGCGAAAAAGGCATCGACCCGGAGATCGTGGTCGGGGCCGTGGAAGACGCCATCGCGTTGGCGACGCGCAAGTTCTACAAGACCACCGAGAACATGCGCGGTGAGTTCGACCGCGAGACCGGCGAAATCCGCGCCTATGTCTACAAGACCGTCGTCGAAGGCGAAGAGCAGGTAGAAGAACCCGAGAACCAGTTGACGCTCGACGCCGCGCGCGAAATCGCGCCCGAGGTCGAAGTCGGCGGCGAACTGCGCTTCTATAAGGACACCTCCCCGCTCGGCCGCATCGCCGCGCAGATGGCCAAGCAGGTCATCTTCCAGAAGGTGCGCGAAGCAGAGCGCGACACCGTATTCCTCGAATATGGCGACAAGTCCGGCGAAATCATCAATGCGACCGTCAAGCGCCTCGAGCCGATGGACGTGATCTTCGACCTCGGCAAGGCGGAAGCCCGTATGCCGAAGCGTGAGCAGAGCCGCCTTGAGCAGTTCGCCGTCGGCGAGCGCGTTCGCGTCGTACTGCTTCGCGTGGACCGCGCCGCCAAGGGCCCGCAGGTCATCGTGAGCCGCGCCGCTCCTGCGCTGGTGCAGAGCCTCTTCCAGTCCGAAGTGCCGGAAATCTACGACGGCACCGTGGCCGTGAAGGCGATCGCCCGCGAAGCCGGCGAGCGCACCAAGATCGCCGTACAGAGCCGCGATAAGGACGTCGACCCCGTCGGCGCCTGCGTCGGCATGAAGGGCATGCGCGTGCAGTCGATCATCCGCGAACTCCGCGGCGAAAAGATCGACATCATCGAGTACTCGGACGAGATCACGACCTTTGCCGAGAAGGCTTTGCAGCCGGCCAAGGCATCGCGCGTTTCGATCACCGATCTGGCGGAAAAGCAGCTTGAAGTCATCGTGGACGACACGCAGCTTTCGCTCGCCATCGGCAAGAAGGGCCAGAACGTCCGCCTCGCGGCGAAGCTCCTGGGCTGGAAGATCGACATCAAGAGCGAGGAAGAGAAGCGCCAGGAAGTCGAACAGCAGATGCAGGCGATGAGCGGCGGTCCGTCGACGCCGATCGAGCAGGTGACCGAACTCGACCACGCCATCATGGAAAAGCTGATCGCCGCTGGCATCACGACCGTGGAAGCCGTGGCCGACATGACCGAGGAAGAGCTCGGCGAGGTTCCGGGCATTGGCGAGAAGTCGGTGACCAAGATCGCAACCGCCGTGCGCCACTACTTCGGACACTACGAAGAAGGCGAAGCGAGGCCTGAAGTCGCCGCGGAAGAGCGTCCGGCGACTCCGGTTGCCGCAGTTGCATCCAACGAGGTCGAGGAGACATCTATGTCACAGACCCCTGAAGAGATCCTGGCCGCTGAAGGCGCTGAAAACGGTTCGGTAGAAGAAGTAGACACGGTTTCAACCGAAGAGATCGCCGACGCAGAGGATCAGGCTTCGCGCCTCGATGCCAATGACGACGCGGATGCTCGCGAAGCCGAAATTGAACTGAATAACGACACCATAGATCAGCTTGTCGACGACGCTCAGGAGAATTCGAGCGAAGGAATCGATGAGTAA